Proteins from one Candidatus Margulisiibacteriota bacterium genomic window:
- the ftsH gene encoding ATP-dependent zinc metalloprotease FtsH codes for MKSNWRNILTYILLTLVGIAIVAPLFPSEKPVKEIPFSAFLDRVDRGEIKTVSINNDLISGTAGDKAKFKTRALNYPNLVPLLRDKGVAINVEAPVESSWVVNLIIQLLAPVAFFALLWWLMLRQAQGANSQAMSFGRANVKPQTGKVNVTFADVAGVNEAKEELQEIVEFLKKPEKFQALGAKIPKGLLLMGPPGTGKTLLARAIAGEAGVPFFSISGSDFVEMFVGVGAARVRSVFEQAKKQTPSIIFMDEVDAVGRHRGAGLGGGHDEREQTLNQLLVEMDGFDPKVNIIVIAATNRPDILDPALLRPGRFDRQIVLDKPDLKGREDILKIHAKGKPFAADVDLNVVARRTPGFTGADLENVLNEAAILAARVDKKEVGMEEVEEAADRVMAGPEKKSRVISDREKKIIAYHEVGHAILSTVLPNADRVHKISILPRGLALGYTLQLPLEDKYLVTRGQAMDQITVLMGGRVAEELFFAEVTSGAHNDLERATDLARRMVTEFGMSGLGPRTFGHKNRQIFLGRDITEMKDYSEQTADEIDHEIETIIDECYARAKEVLAKNRAKTEAIAQVLIEKETLENSDLESALQGLQSA; via the coding sequence ATGAAGTCCAATTGGCGCAATATCTTGACCTATATCCTGTTGACGCTGGTGGGGATCGCGATCGTCGCCCCCCTCTTTCCCAGCGAGAAACCGGTCAAGGAGATCCCGTTCTCCGCGTTCCTCGACCGGGTCGACCGGGGAGAGATCAAGACGGTCAGCATCAATAACGACCTGATCTCCGGGACGGCGGGCGACAAGGCCAAGTTCAAGACCCGGGCGCTGAACTACCCGAACCTGGTCCCGCTGCTCCGGGATAAAGGGGTGGCGATCAACGTCGAGGCGCCGGTCGAATCGAGCTGGGTCGTCAATTTGATCATTCAGCTCTTGGCCCCGGTCGCTTTTTTCGCCTTGCTCTGGTGGCTGATGCTCCGGCAGGCGCAGGGGGCCAATTCCCAGGCGATGTCCTTTGGCCGGGCGAACGTCAAGCCGCAGACCGGCAAGGTCAACGTCACCTTTGCCGACGTGGCCGGGGTTAACGAGGCCAAGGAAGAGCTGCAGGAGATCGTCGAGTTCCTCAAGAAACCGGAAAAGTTCCAGGCGCTGGGGGCCAAGATTCCCAAAGGGCTGCTCCTGATGGGACCGCCCGGGACCGGCAAGACCCTGCTGGCCAGGGCGATCGCCGGCGAAGCGGGAGTCCCGTTCTTTTCCATTTCCGGCTCCGATTTCGTCGAAATGTTCGTCGGCGTCGGCGCCGCTCGCGTCCGCTCGGTCTTTGAGCAGGCCAAAAAACAGACCCCGTCGATCATTTTTATGGACGAGGTTGACGCCGTCGGCCGGCACCGCGGGGCCGGTTTGGGGGGCGGGCACGACGAGCGGGAACAGACCCTTAACCAGCTCCTGGTCGAAATGGACGGCTTCGATCCCAAGGTCAACATCATCGTTATCGCGGCGACCAACCGGCCCGATATCCTCGACCCGGCGCTCCTGCGCCCCGGCCGTTTCGACCGGCAGATCGTGCTCGACAAGCCGGACCTGAAGGGGCGCGAAGATATCCTCAAGATCCACGCCAAAGGAAAACCGTTCGCGGCCGACGTCGACCTTAACGTCGTCGCCCGCCGGACCCCGGGCTTTACCGGCGCCGACCTGGAAAACGTCCTGAACGAAGCGGCGATCCTGGCCGCGCGGGTCGACAAAAAAGAGGTCGGCATGGAAGAGGTGGAGGAAGCGGCCGACCGGGTAATGGCCGGGCCGGAAAAAAAGAGTCGGGTCATCTCCGACCGGGAGAAAAAGATTATCGCTTATCACGAGGTCGGCCACGCGATCCTTTCCACCGTCCTCCCCAACGCCGACCGGGTCCACAAGATCTCGATCCTGCCGCGCGGCCTGGCGCTCGGCTACACGCTCCAGCTCCCGCTGGAAGACAAGTACCTGGTCACCAGGGGGCAGGCGATGGACCAGATCACCGTGCTGATGGGGGGGCGGGTGGCCGAAGAGCTGTTCTTTGCAGAGGTCACGTCCGGCGCCCATAACGACCTGGAACGGGCGACCGACCTGGCCAGGCGGATGGTCACCGAGTTCGGCATGTCCGGCCTCGGACCGCGGACGTTCGGCCACAAGAACCGCCAGATCTTCCTCGGCCGCGATATTACCGAAATGAAAGATTACAGCGAGCAGACGGCCGACGAGATCGACCACGAGATCGAAACGATCATCGACGAGTGTTACGCCCGGGCCAAAGAGGTCCTCGCCAAGAACCGGGCGAAAACGGAGGCGATCGCCCAGGTCTTGATCGAGAAGGAAACTCTGGAGAACAGCGACCTGGAGTCGGCCCTCCAGGGGCTGCAAAGTGCCTAA
- the mfd gene encoding transcription-repair coupling factor: protein MQPTELTTAIASELSSAARRKISGLVGSAKAAVLAALAEKEASLLIITASAIKAERLAREIAIFTTRTPAVFPALDVLPDEELLPSKELVGERLAIVERWLRGEKQCVIAPLKAALQKTSGRPESLKLAVDQAVRLDALIGKLVDLGYKRFEIVGERGEFSVRGGIIDIFPINGQEAVRLELMTDTIVSLRRFSPYSQRSTGKIREIAVLPAREKGEHLIFDLLPAGSRLLLDEPVELEKLAGFNELAGRGALELSSFLDAGETPLFDPAPDYAGRLEDIPPAALIVSRHAPRLLEELPGRRIVAGELRGGFVFRGQIVLSDRELFGEEPAPPRREKPVSEGVAEELLADLKLGDFVVHENYGIGIFRGLQVLELDDLKQEYLLVEYAEGDKLYVPPTMAGLVEKYNGGREARPRLSRLGTKEWLRTRKEVKESVREMTKELVQIYAARQKLEGKAFPPDDLWQKELEATFPYDETADQLKAIGDVKQDMESPRPMDRLVCGDVGYGKTEVAIRAAAKAAAAGKQVAVLAPTTILAEQHYNSFRERFRNLPYVVEMLSRFRSKAEQQAVIEALAAGGVDIVIGTHRLLSKDIKFRDLGLLVVDEEQKFGVTHKEKMKKLRTTVDVLTLTATPIPRTLYFSLAGIREFSLIATPPVDRSPIRTHILPYNETVIAEAIRREIDRGGQVYFVHNFVETIAGMAAKIARLVPEARVAVGHGQMDEKTLERTMLDFLEKKSDVLVCTSIIESGLDITNVNTILIDQADRLGLSQLYQIRGRVGRSAVRAYAYLFYHPARSLSDQAVERLKAIQEFTALGSGYKLAMRDLEIRGAGNLLGAQQSGHIYEVGFDLYCELLEEAAREIRGEKVVAPREVEIDLKVEASIPVNYVTDDRQRIALYRRLNLITTPEALAEIGGELADRFGPVPPPLATLLRIVELKVEALKREVKSVKERDGQIKIEWLNKKSVSVAVGGQDKIKLARQGIAG from the coding sequence ATGCAGCCAACAGAGTTAACTACCGCGATCGCCAGCGAGCTGAGCTCCGCCGCCCGGCGGAAGATCTCCGGCCTGGTCGGTTCGGCCAAAGCGGCCGTCCTGGCCGCCCTGGCCGAGAAAGAAGCTAGCCTCCTTATAATAACCGCTTCCGCGATCAAGGCCGAACGACTGGCGCGCGAGATCGCCATTTTCACGACGCGAACGCCGGCCGTTTTCCCGGCCCTGGACGTGCTGCCCGACGAAGAGCTGCTGCCGAGCAAAGAGCTGGTCGGCGAACGCCTGGCGATCGTCGAACGCTGGCTGCGCGGCGAAAAACAGTGCGTGATCGCGCCGCTCAAAGCGGCGCTGCAGAAGACCAGCGGCCGGCCGGAGAGCTTAAAGCTGGCCGTCGACCAGGCGGTGCGGCTCGACGCGCTGATCGGCAAGCTGGTCGACCTCGGGTATAAGCGCTTCGAGATCGTCGGCGAACGGGGGGAATTCAGCGTGCGCGGCGGGATCATCGACATTTTCCCGATCAACGGCCAGGAGGCGGTCCGCCTGGAACTGATGACCGACACGATCGTTTCGCTCCGCCGGTTCTCCCCGTATTCCCAGCGTTCCACCGGCAAGATCAGGGAGATCGCCGTCCTGCCGGCCAGGGAAAAAGGGGAGCACCTGATCTTTGACCTGCTCCCCGCCGGTTCCCGGCTTTTGCTGGACGAGCCGGTGGAGCTGGAAAAACTGGCCGGTTTTAACGAACTGGCCGGGCGGGGGGCGCTCGAGCTTTCCAGCTTTTTGGACGCGGGGGAGACGCCGTTATTCGACCCGGCGCCCGATTATGCCGGCCGTTTGGAGGATATTCCGCCGGCGGCGCTGATCGTCAGCCGGCACGCGCCGCGCCTGCTGGAGGAGCTGCCCGGACGCCGGATCGTGGCCGGCGAACTGCGCGGCGGTTTCGTTTTCCGCGGCCAGATCGTCCTGAGCGACCGGGAGCTGTTCGGCGAAGAGCCGGCCCCGCCGCGCCGGGAAAAGCCGGTAAGCGAGGGGGTGGCCGAAGAGCTGCTGGCGGACCTGAAACTGGGCGATTTTGTCGTCCATGAGAATTACGGGATCGGGATCTTCCGCGGGCTGCAAGTCCTGGAGCTGGACGACCTGAAACAGGAATACCTGCTGGTGGAGTACGCCGAGGGGGACAAGCTTTACGTCCCGCCGACAATGGCCGGGCTGGTCGAGAAATACAACGGCGGCCGCGAGGCGCGCCCGCGCCTGAGCCGCCTGGGGACCAAGGAGTGGCTGCGGACCAGGAAAGAGGTCAAAGAGTCGGTCCGGGAGATGACCAAAGAACTGGTCCAGATCTACGCGGCGCGGCAAAAGCTGGAGGGGAAGGCGTTCCCGCCCGACGATCTCTGGCAAAAGGAGCTGGAGGCGACTTTCCCTTACGACGAGACGGCCGACCAGCTCAAGGCGATCGGCGACGTGAAGCAGGACATGGAATCGCCCCGCCCGATGGACCGGCTGGTCTGCGGCGACGTCGGCTACGGCAAGACCGAAGTGGCGATCAGGGCGGCGGCCAAGGCGGCCGCGGCCGGCAAACAGGTCGCCGTGCTGGCGCCGACGACGATCCTGGCCGAGCAGCATTACAACAGTTTCCGCGAGCGGTTCCGGAACCTCCCTTACGTCGTGGAAATGCTCTCCCGTTTCCGCTCCAAGGCGGAACAGCAGGCGGTGATCGAAGCGCTGGCGGCGGGCGGGGTGGACATCGTGATCGGCACGCACCGGCTCCTCTCCAAGGACATCAAGTTCCGGGACCTCGGCCTGCTGGTCGTCGACGAGGAACAGAAGTTCGGCGTCACCCACAAGGAAAAGATGAAAAAACTGCGGACTACGGTCGACGTCCTGACGCTGACCGCCACGCCGATCCCGCGGACCCTCTATTTTTCCCTGGCCGGGATCCGGGAGTTCAGCCTCATCGCCACGCCGCCGGTCGACCGTTCGCCGATCCGGACCCATATTCTCCCCTATAACGAAACGGTGATCGCGGAAGCGATCCGGCGCGAGATCGACCGGGGCGGCCAGGTCTATTTTGTCCATAATTTCGTCGAGACGATCGCCGGGATGGCCGCCAAGATCGCCAGGCTGGTCCCGGAGGCGCGGGTCGCCGTCGGCCACGGGCAGATGGACGAAAAAACGCTGGAAAGGACGATGCTCGATTTCCTGGAGAAAAAGTCCGACGTGCTGGTCTGCACGTCGATCATCGAATCGGGCCTGGATATAACCAACGTCAACACGATCCTGATCGACCAGGCGGACCGGCTCGGCCTTTCCCAGCTCTACCAGATCCGCGGGCGGGTGGGGCGCTCGGCGGTCCGGGCTTACGCTTACCTTTTTTACCATCCCGCCCGAAGCCTGTCGGACCAGGCGGTGGAGCGGCTCAAGGCGATCCAGGAGTTCACGGCGCTCGGTTCGGGCTACAAATTGGCCATGAGGGATCTGGAGATCAGGGGGGCCGGTAACCTGCTTGGCGCGCAGCAATCGGGCCATATCTACGAGGTCGGCTTCGATCTCTATTGCGAGCTGCTGGAAGAGGCGGCCAGGGAGATCAGAGGGGAAAAGGTAGTGGCGCCGCGGGAGGTCGAGATCGACCTGAAGGTCGAGGCGTCGATCCCGGTCAACTACGTGACCGACGACCGCCAGCGGATCGCCCTCTACCGGCGGCTTAACCTGATCACGACCCCCGAAGCGCTGGCCGAGATCGGGGGCGAGCTGGCGGACCGCTTTGGGCCGGTCCCGCCGCCGCTGGCGACGCTGCTGCGGATCGTGGAGTTGAAGGTCGAGGCCTTAAAGCGCGAGGTTAAGAGCGTCAAGGAGCGCGACGGCCAGATCAAGATCGAATGGTTGAACAAAAAGAGCGTTTCAGTAGCGGTCGGCGGTCAGGATAAGATCAAGCTCGCGCGGCAAGGTATTGCTGGATAA
- a CDS encoding carbohydrate ABC transporter permease: protein MALPYYAKKRLTDIGISIIMLMFLALTLLPVGWMVFSSLKSSSDIAIGRVGLSRNVQGQVEVHWDNYVDMWKNVNFGLYLKNSLIICGSTMVLAMIFSTLAAYALSRFKFPGADFFSNTILATQMIPAIMYLIPLYIMFVKLTVMTGIPIKGTYWGLILIYSAFFVPFSIWILRGFFASIPKELEEAARIDGCSPLQVFRHVALPLAMPGIIATGIYIFLQAWDELMFAWVLTNGDTMTIPVGIRLFVGNYQNRFDLMMAAATVATIPVVVLFFMLQKHIVRGLTAGAVKG, encoded by the coding sequence ATGGCCCTGCCGTATTACGCGAAAAAACGGCTTACCGATATCGGCATCAGCATCATCATGCTGATGTTCCTGGCCCTGACCCTGCTGCCGGTCGGCTGGATGGTCTTTTCTTCGCTCAAGAGCTCGTCCGACATCGCCATCGGCCGGGTCGGCCTCTCCCGCAACGTGCAGGGGCAGGTCGAGGTCCACTGGGACAATTACGTTGACATGTGGAAGAACGTCAACTTCGGCCTTTACCTCAAGAACTCGCTGATCATCTGCGGCTCGACGATGGTCCTGGCGATGATCTTTTCCACCCTGGCCGCGTACGCCCTGTCGCGCTTCAAGTTCCCGGGCGCGGACTTCTTTTCCAACACGATCCTGGCGACCCAGATGATCCCGGCGATCATGTACCTGATCCCGCTCTACATCATGTTCGTGAAATTGACCGTCATGACCGGCATCCCGATCAAGGGGACCTACTGGGGGCTGATCCTGATCTATTCCGCCTTCTTTGTCCCGTTCTCGATCTGGATCCTGCGCGGTTTCTTCGCTTCGATCCCCAAAGAGCTGGAAGAGGCGGCCCGGATCGACGGCTGTTCGCCCCTCCAGGTCTTCCGGCACGTGGCCCTGCCGCTGGCGATGCCCGGCATTATCGCCACCGGGATCTATATTTTTCTCCAGGCCTGGGACGAGCTGATGTTCGCCTGGGTGCTGACCAACGGCGACACGATGACGATCCCGGTCGGCATCCGCCTGTTCGTCGGCAATTACCAGAACCGCTTCGACCTGATGATGGCGGCGGCCACCGTTGCCACCATCCCGGTCGTCGTGTTATTCTTTATGCTGCAAAAGCACATCGTGCGCGGCCTGACGGCCGGCGCCGTCAAGGGATAG
- a CDS encoding sugar-binding protein, whose protein sequence is MKLRKSAIVGGLILTLAAGAAVAMSAQAGAAPKQTVFVGIFREGAPRNLNYIKQFESQTGKKPAMVMWYQDWAQEFPQADAQSVIDYGVVPHIVWEPWYWGDKEKIKLKDIISGKWDNYIRGWARSIRDWGHPIFLRPAHEFNIDGYPWGVLNNDKDPGIYVKAFRHIVDVFRNEKATNVKWVWAPMNYSFPDELWNDWEKAYPGNDYVDWVGFDGYNWGTTQSWSDWQAFKYLFRDQVRKARKLWPKKPIMVAEFAAAEKGGDKATWIKELPSYLKTSMRDIDAIIWFDHKKETDWRIASSERSLAAFKAIMKDPLFTGNGAQMAAFTVPQEREIKKTAVAVKACGPVKIDGKLNEWQAAVPIVMEDPSYFKEGLNWAGLADLSGKVYLMWDDKYLYLAAQVTDKLPLVNKQERQEIWNGDAIEMVLSVDPGADPRRESFERGDNQIGFGTGNGKANKPTIWSWQRRRSPTGSEIAVKKVDKPLGQVIEAKIPWEFFGTFVPQGGTKVGFDVALDDADQSGEREKQFIWNGDYYFYKDPSGWGILEFK, encoded by the coding sequence ATGAAACTACGAAAGAGCGCGATCGTTGGTGGTTTGATCTTAACCCTGGCCGCCGGCGCGGCCGTGGCGATGTCGGCCCAGGCGGGCGCCGCGCCCAAACAGACGGTATTCGTCGGCATTTTCCGCGAAGGGGCGCCCCGCAACCTGAACTATATCAAGCAATTCGAGTCCCAGACCGGCAAAAAACCGGCCATGGTGATGTGGTACCAGGATTGGGCGCAGGAATTCCCCCAGGCCGACGCGCAGAGCGTGATCGACTACGGCGTGGTGCCGCACATCGTCTGGGAGCCGTGGTACTGGGGCGACAAGGAGAAGATCAAGCTCAAGGACATCATCAGCGGCAAGTGGGACAACTACATCCGGGGCTGGGCGCGGTCGATCAGGGACTGGGGACACCCGATCTTCCTGCGGCCGGCGCACGAGTTCAATATCGACGGATATCCGTGGGGGGTCTTGAACAACGACAAGGACCCGGGTATCTATGTCAAAGCTTTCCGGCATATCGTCGACGTTTTCCGGAACGAGAAAGCGACGAACGTCAAATGGGTCTGGGCGCCGATGAACTATTCGTTCCCCGACGAATTGTGGAACGACTGGGAGAAAGCGTACCCGGGCAACGATTACGTCGACTGGGTCGGTTTCGACGGCTACAACTGGGGCACGACCCAGAGCTGGAGCGACTGGCAGGCGTTCAAATACCTGTTCCGCGACCAGGTCCGCAAAGCCCGCAAGCTTTGGCCGAAAAAGCCGATCATGGTCGCCGAGTTCGCGGCGGCGGAAAAGGGCGGCGACAAGGCGACCTGGATCAAGGAGCTGCCCAGCTACCTCAAAACGAGCATGCGCGACATCGACGCGATCATCTGGTTCGACCATAAGAAAGAGACCGATTGGCGGATCGCCTCCTCGGAGCGGTCGCTGGCGGCGTTCAAGGCGATCATGAAGGACCCGCTCTTTACCGGCAACGGCGCGCAAATGGCCGCGTTCACCGTGCCGCAGGAGCGCGAGATCAAGAAAACGGCCGTGGCGGTCAAAGCCTGCGGCCCGGTCAAGATCGACGGCAAGCTGAACGAATGGCAGGCGGCCGTGCCGATCGTCATGGAAGACCCCTCCTACTTTAAGGAAGGATTGAACTGGGCCGGCCTGGCCGACCTGTCGGGGAAGGTCTACTTGATGTGGGACGATAAATATCTCTACCTGGCGGCCCAGGTGACCGACAAGCTCCCGCTGGTCAACAAGCAGGAGCGCCAGGAGATCTGGAACGGCGACGCCATTGAAATGGTGCTGAGCGTCGACCCGGGCGCCGATCCCCGGCGCGAATCGTTCGAGCGCGGCGACAACCAGATCGGTTTCGGCACCGGCAACGGCAAGGCGAACAAGCCGACGATCTGGAGCTGGCAAAGAAGAAGAAGCCCGACGGGCAGTGAAATCGCGGTGAAAAAGGTCGATAAACCGTTAGGGCAGGTGATCGAGGCCAAGATCCCCTGGGAGTTCTTCGGCACGTTCGTGCCGCAGGGCGGGACCAAGGTTGGCTTTGACGTTGCATTAGACGACGCGGATCAGTCCGGTGAACGGGAAAAGCAGTTCATCTGGAACGGCGATTACTACTTCTATAAAGATCCCAGCGGCTGGGGTATTCTGGAATTTAAATAG
- the ftcD gene encoding glutamate formimidoyltransferase has protein sequence MPKLIECVPNFSEGTDLELVREIAAAVKTAKVIDLHSDPDHNRSVVTLLGEPGAVGQAAFDLTERAMQLLDVNQHAGVHPFIGVVDVIPFIPVRDCTMGEAVDLTWELGKKLWEHLRLPVYFYGEAAAIPERQDLPFVRHGGYEALKSEINSPRRRPDVGQGLHPTAGATAAGARNYLIALNFDLDTADVDIARSIAKNIREKSGGLPGVRALGVELKSRGIAQVTVNIVDHQKTSLKKLNKEVKKWAKEYGVGIAGAELVGLLPASAVYAGLKDELLLHNFAENKIIDNYL, from the coding sequence GTGCCTAAACTGATCGAGTGCGTCCCGAACTTTTCGGAAGGGACCGACCTCGAGCTGGTCCGGGAAATAGCCGCGGCCGTTAAGACCGCCAAAGTCATCGACCTCCACTCCGATCCCGACCACAACCGCTCCGTCGTCACACTGCTCGGCGAGCCGGGGGCCGTGGGCCAGGCGGCGTTCGACCTGACCGAGCGGGCGATGCAGCTCCTCGACGTCAACCAACATGCCGGCGTCCATCCCTTTATCGGCGTGGTCGACGTCATTCCGTTCATCCCCGTGCGGGATTGCACGATGGGGGAGGCGGTCGACCTGACCTGGGAGCTGGGCAAAAAACTGTGGGAGCATTTGCGCCTGCCGGTCTATTTTTACGGCGAAGCGGCGGCTATCCCGGAGCGGCAGGACCTTCCCTTTGTTCGGCACGGCGGCTATGAAGCGTTGAAAAGCGAGATCAATTCGCCCCGCCGCCGGCCCGACGTCGGCCAGGGGCTCCATCCGACCGCGGGCGCGACGGCGGCCGGCGCCCGCAACTACCTGATCGCCCTTAACTTTGACCTCGACACGGCCGACGTCGATATCGCCCGGTCGATCGCCAAGAATATTCGGGAAAAGAGCGGGGGTCTGCCGGGGGTCAGGGCTTTAGGGGTCGAATTAAAAAGCCGGGGGATCGCCCAGGTAACGGTCAATATCGTCGATCACCAGAAGACCTCGCTCAAGAAATTGAACAAAGAGGTCAAGAAATGGGCGAAAGAGTACGGGGTCGGCATTGCCGGCGCCGAACTGGTCGGCTTGCTCCCGGCGTCGGCCGTCTACGCGGGGCTGAAAGACGAGTTATTGTTGCACAATTTTGCGGAAAATAAGATAATTGATAATTATTTATGA
- a CDS encoding sugar ABC transporter permease, whose protein sequence is MKRPNNKQKKGLWHRVKQSRIAYYFIAPTALAMLFLHVVPIAQGIYMSFLNLNQMTLQSYLLAPFVWFDNYYKVLIDPTSPIRIGLFEAVRNTVIYTVVVTIGTLGVGMVVALMLHRKFWGRSLVRTLFLFPWIVPTYVTGLLWGIMWLKEGGLVNVMLVDWLHLLPFKPSWLTGGNTMWAIIIPTIWRFWPLSMLMLLAGLQTIPDELYEAADIDGAGPWTKFWRITWPMLRPVWFILILFGLIYNTYSFNIVIMMFGFGAGFPGEWGDLMMTNIFRNSFQLWNFGTGAAASVLLLCVMIAIVNVWFRYFKRAEEMN, encoded by the coding sequence TTGAAGAGGCCAAACAACAAGCAGAAAAAAGGACTGTGGCACCGGGTAAAGCAAAGTCGCATTGCTTACTACTTCATTGCGCCTACCGCTCTGGCCATGCTGTTCCTCCACGTCGTGCCGATCGCCCAGGGCATCTACATGTCGTTCCTCAACCTGAACCAAATGACGCTGCAAAGCTACCTGCTTGCCCCCTTCGTCTGGTTCGATAATTATTACAAGGTCCTGATCGACCCGACCAGCCCGATCCGGATCGGATTATTTGAGGCGGTCCGCAACACGGTCATTTACACGGTGGTGGTGACCATCGGCACCCTCGGCGTCGGCATGGTCGTCGCCCTGATGCTGCACCGGAAGTTCTGGGGCCGCTCGCTGGTCCGCACCCTCTTCCTTTTCCCCTGGATCGTGCCGACCTACGTTACCGGCCTGCTCTGGGGGATCATGTGGTTGAAAGAGGGCGGGCTGGTCAACGTCATGCTAGTCGACTGGCTCCACCTGCTGCCGTTCAAACCGTCCTGGCTGACCGGCGGGAACACGATGTGGGCGATCATTATCCCGACGATCTGGCGCTTCTGGCCGCTCTCCATGCTGATGCTCCTGGCCGGCCTGCAAACGATCCCCGACGAGCTGTACGAAGCGGCCGATATCGACGGGGCGGGGCCGTGGACCAAGTTCTGGCGGATCACCTGGCCGATGCTCCGGCCGGTCTGGTTCATCCTGATCCTGTTCGGCCTGATCTACAACACCTATTCGTTCAACATCGTCATCATGATGTTCGGCTTCGGCGCCGGCTTCCCCGGCGAATGGGGCGACCTGATGATGACCAACATCTTCCGCAACTCCTTCCAGCTCTGGAATTTCGGCACCGGCGCGGCCGCTTCGGTCCTCCTGCTCTGCGTGATGATCGCTATCGTCAACGTCTGGTTCCGCTACTTTAAGCGGGCGGAGGAGATGAACTGA
- the pth gene encoding aminoacyl-tRNA hydrolase — MFLVVGLGNPGAEYADTRHNLGFRAVDELAVRLGLRSFKEKHQALLAETELAGHKLLLVKPQTFMNNSGLVVRAVAAWHKIEPAKVIAVYDDVDLAVGQLRLREKGSAGGHHGVESLIAQLGTAEFPRVRIGIGREDLAGDVSAYVLQRIPPAEREPLAAAVTAAAEAIEAILAHGLAAAMNQYNA, encoded by the coding sequence ATGTTTTTGGTCGTTGGGCTCGGTAATCCAGGGGCGGAGTACGCTGACACCCGGCATAACTTAGGTTTCCGGGCCGTGGATGAATTGGCCGTCCGCCTCGGGCTCAGGAGCTTCAAGGAAAAACATCAGGCGCTGCTGGCCGAAACTGAGCTGGCCGGGCATAAACTGCTGCTGGTCAAACCCCAAACCTTCATGAACAATTCCGGCCTGGTCGTGCGGGCGGTCGCCGCCTGGCACAAGATCGAGCCGGCCAAAGTGATCGCCGTTTACGACGACGTTGACCTGGCGGTCGGCCAGCTTCGGCTCCGGGAAAAGGGGTCGGCCGGCGGCCACCACGGAGTGGAGTCGCTGATCGCCCAGCTGGGGACGGCCGAATTCCCCCGGGTCCGGATCGGCATCGGCCGGGAAGACCTGGCCGGCGACGTGAGCGCTTACGTCCTGCAAAGGATCCCGCCGGCCGAGCGCGAGCCGCTGGCGGCGGCGGTCACGGCCGCCGCGGAGGCGATCGAGGCTATTTTAGCCCACGGCCTGGCCGCGGCGATGAACCAGTACAACGCTTAG
- the mazG gene encoding nucleoside triphosphate pyrophosphohydrolase, translating to MDSFREFVEIVRKLRRECPWDREQTFVSLKPYLVEEVYEAIEAIDQKDFPQLAGELGDMLLHVVMLSVFAEQEKKFTIDDVIGSIAAKMVRRHPHVFGKAEARDKEKVWRNWEKIKRAEKQKKKGMLESIPQSLPALYRADKVQRRAARVGFDWDEVAGAWNKVHEELDEVHALLKSKVKGQKSKLRDNIKEEIGDLLFSIVNVARKLDLDAEEALQLANTKFMRRFARIEKKLQKKKLTLKQMDALWDRAKAAEKVV from the coding sequence ATGGACAGCTTCCGGGAATTTGTGGAGATAGTGCGGAAATTGCGGCGGGAATGCCCCTGGGACCGGGAACAGACGTTCGTGTCCCTTAAGCCGTACCTGGTGGAAGAGGTCTACGAAGCGATCGAGGCGATCGACCAAAAGGACTTCCCCCAGCTGGCCGGGGAGCTCGGCGACATGCTGCTGCACGTCGTCATGCTCTCGGTCTTTGCCGAACAGGAGAAAAAGTTCACCATTGACGACGTGATCGGCTCGATCGCGGCCAAAATGGTCCGCCGCCACCCCCACGTTTTCGGGAAGGCGGAGGCGCGGGACAAGGAAAAGGTTTGGCGGAACTGGGAGAAGATCAAACGGGCGGAGAAGCAGAAAAAGAAAGGGATGCTGGAGTCGATACCGCAAAGTTTACCGGCGCTTTACCGGGCGGATAAGGTGCAGCGGAGGGCGGCCAGGGTCGGGTTTGATTGGGATGAGGTCGCCGGGGCGTGGAACAAGGTGCACGAGGAACTCGACGAGGTCCATGCCCTGCTAAAGTCAAAAGTTAAAGGTCAAAAGTCGAAATTAAGGGATAATATTAAAGAAGAGATCGGTGATCTGCTGTTCTCGATCGTCAACGTTGCCAGGAAGCTCGATCTGGACGCGGAAGAGGCGCTGCAGCTTGCCAATACCAAGTTCATGCGGCGGTTCGCGCGGATCGAAAAAAAGCTGCAAAAAAAGAAATTGACCCTCAAGCAGATGGACGCCCTCTGGGACCGGGCCAAAGCGGCCGAAAAAGTGGTATAA